aaattttatttatttattaaaatataatttataaaatattttcaatataatttttttcaaaatttataagatattctataaaattatcaatattgttTTACCCATTTTGGTAGCATTGATGAAATAACAATAAGTATTTTAgacattatataaaaataatcaatatatggctaacatatttttttttaaaaaaaataaattatgtacttatagtataaaaaattttatgttatcaaccaattataaattatcatatgtaatatattttttatttttataataaatatcttaaaaattatactatcaataatttttaattgattaagtaaaattattttgcatTGATGAttattaaattctaatttttaataggATAACTCTACTGTCATTGTAGTAAaacttttttattggttttcttACTAATATTCTAAAATCTTAGACCAGTTTGTTTATTCAGGTGAATGGACAAATGTTTTCAAACAATATAAAaggtcttatttatttattattttccccCAAAGCTCATTTTCACCCTATGGCCATAAACACTTTCTCACACCACAATGCAGCACTTGCATTAACTGCCAGAAATAGtgaattaactttttaatacaGGAAGATCTTGTACTGGAAGTGGGGCCCACTGGATCTTCAGCCGCATTTAAAGCCAGCACCATTATCCATCCCATTGTATGTATACGTATGAATGACTATGTGTATGTCCTAAACATACCATGGATCATTCCATATTATCATGCATGATGAATTGATCACATATCACtacttttttgtgtgtgtgttttccttttatttttccgaAATTTGGATTGTCCCCGGTTAAGTAACAGgacccttattttttttttatgagataaCAATGATACAcgaatttaaatcattttaattacaaatacaaatgatagacaattacatttaaattatttttatttaaaatattattttcactttattattttttattaatgctaAGGCTAAAGTTAAGAAACAAATTTACCATCACATTAATTTCAAaacagataaataaataaataaataaaataacttttcaaCTCCACAAActcaaatatgaataaataaatcaacTGACATAagattatttcaaatttaattagatgTCTCGAGTTTAAGTTCTAATACATAACACTTAAGGAAAAATTTTAtgatgtataataattttatctaatttaaataagatttaattatatataaaaaaaaaagctctaCAAGCTCGGTCTCTATTCCATTTTAACAACTTCGATCCCTTTATTTCTTCCTCTCTCTAATGGTGCCTCTTTCCAAATCATTGTCCCAAAAGTAAACACGTAGATCTTATTAGCATCAATGTATGGGGAAAAAAAGAGATTCAAAATAAGCACAATTTTGCATGCAGTGTTTAATATGGTTTCTTAGCATGTAAAAGTTGGAAAGATATTGTAGATCTCGAAATCCAAGGAAAGTGCGTATCTTAATTCCTAGCTCTTGTAATGTCACGTTAGGGAGTGAGATTCCAGATGCCAAAAAGAAACGCACATCGGTGTCTTGCAGCCTTGCAGGTTTTAAAAGACTAATCAGAACAACAAATTAAAGCActggagaagaagaaatcaaataCTAGTGGGGTAGGAGGATACTTGTGTTCTGTTCTGTCATCATCTGTGAACTTTTCACTGTTTTAAACATTTTCGTGAACTCAACTGGGTATTAATTTCTACCTCTTTTGCTTCAAATATGTAATTATGTACATAATAATCTTTTGGTTGTCTCTTAATTGTTTATTGTAAGATGGAAACAACCGGCTCgttcgtgtgtgtgtgtgtctgaaTAGGACTTTTTggattgttttgtttgtttcggTTCTAGAGttaataattattgttgttctattgtttttgggattttgtgtTGGGTCACACCTACTCACCGTATGAACTTTGGGTTAATAACTTTTCTTTTGTCATAACGACAATGACCTTAAGATTTAAGAATGCTTGAAAACATAACTTATTACAGTAGATCATTTTGCAATTAGGGTTTCTTTGGTTTAATTTGTGATTTAACGACTGTTTGAAGATCTTCTAACTGAAATCAAATCTACACTTAATCTCTTAAAGTAGGAttagtaattttattatgtactaCCTCTAGACTTAAAATCCATGTATACTCTTtaaatttagtatttattttattttaaaaaaaaaactctttgcATTTCACCAAAAAATTTCAGGCTTCAACATTTCGTTGACTCTCAAAAGGTTTGGTTCTAACTGTGACAGGAACACCATCATCGACTTTGGGGGCACCTTTCTGTTCATTCAATCCGTTAAGTATTTGGTTGCCCAAGAATTTGAGAACCTGTTGGCCTATTTAAATGACTTTAATATCCCtaaagtaatttattaaaacaaaaactaattatttttttccaaaatttttGGTGTAGATAACCTATTCCAACTGAAAAAAGTGAGTATTAGCaattctcaaatttaaaatgtcCATATACTTATTCGAAACCAAAGGTACAgtgtttttaagtatttttaatagACTTTTGTTATTTATACCCCTATATCCCCTTTCTACCCCTTAATTATCCATTAtactcttttttcttaaaaaaatacatcctttttatttcttggaaatatatttctagaattacatatacctattttgaaaatatatcttCGGAActataattcataatttttaagatatatttctgaaataagtatatattttttaataaaatatcacttaagaattaagatgattgacaagaaataaaaaaataacaaatgtttataaattcatattttttaattttattttcatcctatCGTTAGTACTTTTTAAATTCTAtctaaaatctatttttttatcttatcttcattattctttaaaccataattttaaattatctttatcatatattcattatataataccgcattttcatcattattatacaatattttacattttctttcATGTGGTAATTACGTTCATCACTAACTTCATGTGTGACTTAATCATTGAtgtatatttgaattaaaaaaaatgaataaatgcacttaaagaaaagaaaccatTTGCCAAAAGTTAACGTGATCCAGATCCATAACAAATTGGACCCATAGGCCCAGTTTGGTGCTAATGAAACGATGCGTTTTGCGGTGGTAACGAAAGAGAAAGACAATGAAGGAGGTAGAGCAAGTGCAGTTTTGTTTTATTGGTTGAGAAGAGAATAATGTCGTCAGAGAAGGAAACTGAGAGTCGGAAGTTGGGTTCGGAAGAGATTTCACGCGAGTTCAAAACCCTAGTCAGCTCCAATGATCTCCACTCCCTTAACCACATGCAACACACCATGTGCGTCTCACAATCTCCAATTCAATTGGTTTCTAACTTTGTGTGTTCGTTAATTGATTTATTGAAATGTTTTTCAGATTGGGAAGGTTGCAGGACAGCAATGCGGTGTTGTCGCATTTCAATGACTTCTCTCAGCACTGCTTCGCTGAGATTTCCGGCGACATCGCTAGAAACACGCGTGTTTTGAAGTCTGTCAAGTCTGACCTTGATTACATCTTTCAGAAACTCAggtattccttttcttttcatagCCTTGGTTACTCTCCAATGTTAGTAGGTTTGTGAAATATGGGTTCCAACTTTTCTATCATTCTTGTAAggctataaatatatatatatatatatatatatatatgaccgtATTAGTTCATCAATATAGGTCAAGTTTTTACTCTTTACTATTTTGAGTTACTAGCTAGTGATATTAGAGCCCCAATCAAAATGGCCTGATTCTTTATAGAGACTTGGAGAGAATATGGCAACGAATAGTGGATTTTTGCCATCAGTGATTCCAAAGTTTGGTGGACTTATTACTTGAGTATGCTCATGGAGAATTTTCTGCAATCTAATTGAGGAAGGAGTTCAACATTGAGGGTGCAAGAGTGAAAGATATGAAGgcaaaaaattatctcttccaAAGCAACGAGATCAATTCTAGAGACCATTTTGAACAATGATATATATCTAAAAGCATCTAGGACGCctagaagaaaaagaatcaaggGACAGTGCAAGTATAGTGTTGGGAATGTCAATTGCAAATTTTCAAACGTTAATTCAGGTGATTGGTTTTCAGATATAATAAATTGATGAGGGAAAAATGGTGactattttgtgtgtgtgatgaTAATTTCTAAGGGGGCTGACTGTTGgaattgtaataaataattaatcggTGTTTATCCAAAAACTCTTCAAAAGTCATTCACCGCCATTATAAGAGAAAGTCCCTGTGAAGAGAAGAGACACCACCTTAAGTTGAAGGGGGTTCATATGAAGGATCAAAAATCTTAAATAGAAGAGATGTGAAACAAAGATGTGAAAAGATCTCTTGTGAGTGAGAATGTTATAATCCCTTGTAACTCTTGAGTGGGAGTCTCAGGTTTGTAGGGTGATCAATTATTTGGGGAGGGTTTTTCCAAATTTGTCCAGAAAACTTCTAATCTTATTTGAGATGGTCCATATTTGTTGAGATGTTTTTGTGGATGTAGGCCGGTGGTGTCAAACTATTAAAATTATGTCTCTTTCACTATTTCTATCAGTAGTGTGATTTTGTGTGTGATCCTATAGTCAATCTTTGTTGCTGCAGTTTCTTGCACCTGTCAAATCATTTACATAAGAggaattttgaataattttaatcctGATCAAAGTGATGGCACAACAAGTTTCTGTGACAGTTATTCAgcaattgagctttcaaaaagTCCTGTTTTTCATGGCCATAGCTAGCACATAGATGTCAGATTTTACTTTCTTCGTGATCTCACAGGGGATGGAGTTGTAAAGTTAGTCCACTGTCATACTCAAGAACAATTTGCGAATATAGTGACCAAGCCATTAAAGCTTGATTTGCATGTAAAGCTTTGAGGTCTTTCAGGATTATGTGTTGGTCCAAATGTAAACTGAATGATTTGATATTCAGTTTAAGGGAGGATGTTGAATTGTTAACATTTGCATTAGTTTGACTTTGAACTAGTCTTTAGATATTTTAGTGATTTCCTTatcttttagaaattaaatattgacTTCCATTTTAATCTTCACGTTAGTAGGTTTTACTGAGCTGCAACTTTATGTTATTCTTGTATGTCTATATATATGGTTTTATTAGTTTATCAACATGGCTCAAATTTTCACTCTTTCACTATTTTGAGCCACCTACATGTAAAAATGTCCTATTTTAAAGATGATAGTTGAGAAGGGAGTAAGAAGCAAGtgaatgattttgttttatattttgaagatcTTATTCTTATATGCTATGTTCAAAGGGTGTTATTGTGAAGGAGCGTGTCAGATATAAAATCATTTGTGTTCTGCTCCACCTAACAACTTAAGCCTTTGGTTTTCTtatgtatgaaaattaatagaCAGATATTCATGTAACTCCTTCTTCATTGGTTATGCTCCTAGGGAATTAGCATTCATTCTTCTTATCAACATATCACAGGGTGTTTTAATGGAGATGGGCCTGCTGTTCCCTCTGTCTAACAGAAGAAGAAACTGGCTTTTTCAAGTCATAATCGATTCTGCCTATATTTATCTTCAGTTGTCTGAAAAGAACTGTCACTGTATACCTATGTTAGTTCCTGCTATTTCCTGTGGTTGATCTACATGAAAACCACGAATTTCTCCTCTAATTGGTTCTATCCCCATACTCCCTGTGTGGGCTTTCTCTCCGGTCTCAAGCAAATCAAGTTTATCATATATATGTCTCACAATTAAGATTAGTTCTTAAATTTCAATGATGTCCCAAATAAATACATTACAATAATACATAATTTAGTTGAATTGTTATACTTAGAGTTGGAGGCTTTGGTTGTGATTGCATAAGCATAAAGGTTTCCGCACTTTGTTATTGTCTCCTCATGTTTTTGTTCATATGGTGAATGCATTTTTGGGATTCGACACTTCCGTGTCTCTGTATATGGTTCTTAAGATTCCGTTTATGGACCTGATCTGGCTTGACAATTAGCTAGCTGGTGTGTTGGTTCTAAGACCAATCTGCAGCTAggattttaaacaaaaatgggTCTTGTGTTAATTCCTTAGATGCTCCATTTCTCTGtatgttacaacttacaagtatCGAATATCCTAGCTAGATTGCTAGTATCTACATTTTGACGTTACAAATTACTAAGTTTTTGGTCTTCACCCGAAAAAAAATTACGAAATTGAGGAGTGCCACATGTGATAAACATGATAGATGATAAAGTGAGGCAACAGTAAAATAAGGATTGAAAGAGCATAAGGTAACTGTATATAATGTAATGGAACAACCACCCATCTGTGCATGCTACCCCCCAAGCCACACACACATTTCTATTTTTGTGGGTCCTTATTTTCTTATGTTATTTACTTTACGAAGTCTTGCATTAAAAGCTTGGTTAACCCTCTCTTGCAGAAGTATGAAATCAAAAATTATGGCAACTTATCCCGATGCGTTTCCTGAAGACTCAACGAGCGAAGTGATTGATAGGAGACCGGATCTTGAAATGCCCAAGTAACTAATGTTATTAGAACACAGATTAGAAAGAGTTATATGAGAGTTTGTTTCTTCTTGGTTTTTCTTCTATTCTTGTAATAAACTTGTCCTATTTGTCACTATCGTTTTACCAGAGCTTCTTGCCCTTAATCAAATTCTCTAAACTTTTTGTCTATACACTTTTATATTGCAGACAGTAAATGCATTACGtccaaatgataaaatattaatttcagaTAGAACTTTGGTTTTGTTATGGATGACTATGGAAATACGGGCGGCGGTGGTGCAACTCGTGTGCTTCACTTGAGCAAAAACGACTGAACAAAGAAAGAGAAACCCTCGGCCAACATTATCATTTTTAGTCTctgaaattataaaagaatctaaattttggaaattaataaattatcaaatgaaattttaaaaatcaaaattactgTCTCATGGATGAATATgatctacaaattttaatttcattagtttTGTAGTCCCGAGACAAGAAATACTAGTGATACTTTTCCTAACATTTTTTCGAATACTCTCTCTatgattagttaaaatttaatgaaaatcatcattttttaatgattctctttcctaatttatattaaatgaaaagaaaaacttactaaaattggtaatttttaataaattttaatcaatcataatttcaagaaaaaatatcgCTAGTATTCATCTTCTTGAGATTATTACTATCTTTGGTCCtataaataagaaacaaaataaatcattaaagatcaagaaaaataatggtTACATTTAATGCCaccataaatttaaattgtattacaaaaatacctttaagtttaaatatgatATTCATATTTAATGTCAATACTCATAATCCAATGAATAAATACCTAGTAAAtagaattaataataaaattaaaatataaaaaaatttaaccctATAAGTTTGAAAACTAATCATTATTTCTTATAACCAGTAACACAATTCATTTCCTAAAAAAGTAGTTTTATATTCAcaatttagatattaaaataGTAATTAGTTTGTGGGGGTCAAGTGAGGGGTGGTTTGATGATACGTTTGAGTGGAGAATTGAGGAGGGTAGAAATTTAAGATTTCGGAAGGACACGTGGTGTGAGGATGGGTGTCTAAAAAACATGTTTCCTAGAATCTTTGTTAATTCCGAACAAGGAGAAGCtaccataaaaaatatgagGAGGTTGGAGTATGGTAGGTGAAGGTGGGATCTTATATGGCGGAGGGAGTGCTTTGAGTGGAGAAGGCCTTGGTGGAAGAAATGTATAGATTGGTGGATGGTATCACCATTTCGGGACATGGAGATGATGCTTGAATTTGGGCGGAAGATATTTCAAATTCATTCACTGTGAGATCCACCTATGAAGCTTCACATAGATTAAGAGTTGGGAGCCAAGAGAAGGACATCTTTATTAGCCTATGGAAGATCAAAGTGCCACCATACGTATCCTTTTTTATTTGACGGGTCTTCCTAGATAGGTTTCCTTCTAAGGATAATCTAATCAAGAGAAACATTGATCTTGAGGATGATAATGGTTCCTGCCCCCTCTGTCACGAATTGGCCAAGACACTTACATCTTATTCTCTTCAACTCTTGTCTTGTTGCATACAATATCGGTACAATGTGCTAGGGGTACTCAGCAAAAAAGCCTTGATTTGATTGGTAACAAGGCTATTGGTGGGCAACAGGTTGGAGTGTCATCGTTAGGAACTTATGGCAACAAAGTAATGTTATGGTGTTTGAAGGAAAACCTTTCGATAAGGAGCAACTATGGCACAAAATCATGTTTTCTATGTGGACTTGGTTAAAGTCATACCACAGATTTTGGTGCTTCATTCCAGCAATGACAGTGCAATCCCTCGGCGTGCTTGTTGTGAGGGGTGATGGACTTTCTCTGTGATGTGTGGCGTATCTTCCCGTATGCAGGTTCTATGTAAGCCAAGATTCGACCTCTTTTGATTAGGTGGGCGGCACTTGAGACATCATCTTTGTTTCTTTACAGCTATTGTTTCATAGGCCTCAATTTTTGAGGATCCCGATATGTGTATAGATTTGATTACTGTACTCAAATATTTGCGATCTTTGAACACTTCTGGTGCAAGTTAATGATGTCATTTGCTtacaaagaaatatattaaaatagtaatttactcgaatttattaaatt
This genomic interval from Glycine max cultivar Williams 82 chromosome 5, Glycine_max_v4.0, whole genome shotgun sequence contains the following:
- the LOC100806853 gene encoding uncharacterized protein isoform X2 codes for the protein MSSEKETESRKLGSEEISREFKTLVSSNDLHSLNHMQHTILGRLQDSNAVLSHFNDFSQHCFAEISGDIARNTRVLKSVKSDLDYIFQKLSFLHLSNHLHKRNFE
- the LOC100806853 gene encoding kxDL motif-containing protein 1 isoform X1, producing MSSEKETESRKLGSEEISREFKTLVSSNDLHSLNHMQHTILGRLQDSNAVLSHFNDFSQHCFAEISGDIARNTRVLKSVKSDLDYIFQKLRSMKSKIMATYPDAFPEDSTSEVIDRRPDLEMPK